CTTGATATCGCCCAGCAGCTCCATGGTGATTTTCACGACTTCATTCGTTTGTTTGGGCGCCGTGCCGGTATAGATCGTAAACAACCCGCTGTCGATATGGGCGGAATGATACGAATATACCGAGTAGGCAAGTCCGCGTTTTTCGCGGATTTCCTGGAAGAGCCGGGAGCTCATGCCGCCGCCGATCGCATTGTTCAGCAGCACCATCGAATACAGCTGATCGTCTTTGATCGAAAGTCCCGGGAACGACATGCAGATGTGGTTCTGCTCCGTCTTTTTATCGTGAAAAATCGCTTCACCCTTAAACTGAGGAGCTTCAAAAACCGTTTCGGCCCCCGAGCTGTTAAAGCTGCCAAAATGCTTTTCGAGCAGCTCCAGCACGCTGTCGTCTATATTGCCGGCAACGCTGATCACCGTATTTTCCAAATTGTAATGCCGCTTCATATATTGGCGCAGGTCGTCCGAGCTCATTGCCGACAAATTGCTTTCGGTCCCGATAATCGTGAACCCGAGCGGATGATCGCCGTAAGCCGCTTTGGATACGAGATCGTGCACCAGGTCGTCCGGCGTGTCCTCATACATCGAAATTTCTTCGTAGATGACGTTTTTTTCTTTCTCGAGTTCGGCGGGGTCAAAAGCGGACCGGAAAAACATGCCCGCCAAAACGTCTACGGCAATCGGCAGATGCTGATCGAGCACCTTGGCATAGTAGCAAGTGTACTCCTTCGACGTAAACGCGTTGACGTTGCCGCCGATCCCGTCGAAAATTTCCGCGATATCTTTCGCCGAATATGTATCTGTTCCTTTGAACAGCATATGTTCGATAAAATGGGAAATTCCGTTATTTTGCTCGTTTTCGTTGCGCGAGCCCGTTTTGACCCAAATGCCGAAGGATACCGAGCGGCAGGTCGGAATTTTCTCGATGACCACCCTGAGTCCGTTGGACAGCGTATGTTTATTCAATAAAGTGCGCCTCCTAAGAGTTTTTGCGCCAGCAAAAACTGGCATCGTAAGTGTAGGCTGAGTTTTGCGAAGCAAAACTTGCTTCGTAAGCATAAGCTGAGTTTTTGCGCCAGCAAAAACTGGCATCGTAAGTGTAAGCCTAAACCAATCATTCAACTATGATAGCAAAAAGGCTACCCGGACTCAACTTTCCGGAACACGCTTCGGCGAAATGACGTCGCTGACCGTACCAAGCCGCAATTTTTTTTCTTTGATGATGGAGATCATTTCGGCGAGCGCCTCGCTGGACGACGACGTCGGATGCATCAGGATAAGGCTGCCCGGCTCGACTCGTGCGCGAATTTTATTAACAATCGTCCACGGCTCCGGCTTCCTCCAGTCGACCGTATCCAACGTCCACAAAATCGTTCGCAGCCCCAGGCTGTGGGCGATGTTCACCGTTTCCTGATCGTAATCGCCGGAAGGCGGTGCAAACAGCACGTTTTTGGCCCCGAGCTCCTTGCTGAGAAGGTTTTGCGTCTTCACGATTTCCTCGGTCGCTTTTTGGCGGCTGAGCTGGCTCATGTTTTTGTGGGAGTAGGCGTGATTGGATACCTCATGGCCCCGCGCCATAATATCTTTGGCCACGTCAATGTTGCTTTTCAGCCAAGTCCCGTCGAAAAAAAACGTCGCATGCACGTTTTCCTTGTCCAGCACCTCGAGCATTTTCGGCAAATATTCGTTGCCCCAGGCAACGTTGATCATAAGGGCAACCATCGGCTTTTGCGGGTTGCCTTTATAAATCGGCTGCGCCCCCAGGTCATCGAGTCCGATTTGCGGCGAAACCTCCTTGAACACGTAAGGAATTTCTCCGGGAACGGCATGTTTTTGCGCGAGCAAAAACGTTTTCTCCACATCCACTTCCACCCCGTTCAGACCCGGTATCGCTTTCCAAACATGATCCAGCTTGGCGTTAATCGCGGGCTTTCTTAACTGTTCCGCCCCCTCCTTGATCCTCGTGAGGAGAAGGTCGCGTTCATCGCCCGTCATTTCGACCGTAGCGACAGCCGGCAGCGCAATGGCATAAGGGTCGGACAACACCATGTGATCGGTATGGCTTTTCACCTGATCGATAAACGTATTCACATCGCGCATTCCGCTTAAACCGAATAACACAATGACGAACAACCCCGAAGCGACAAGCAGCTTTACATTGACCATAACCGAACTCCCATTCCAGCTTTTACCCCCATACGTATGCAGAGCCGGACAAGTTTATACCCTCAAAAAGCCCATAAAAGCAAAAAAAGAGACAGATGAATCTGACTCTTTCTCGTAGC
The window above is part of the Paenibacillus hamazuiensis genome. Proteins encoded here:
- a CDS encoding M16 family metallopeptidase encodes the protein MNKHTLSNGLRVVIEKIPTCRSVSFGIWVKTGSRNENEQNNGISHFIEHMLFKGTDTYSAKDIAEIFDGIGGNVNAFTSKEYTCYYAKVLDQHLPIAVDVLAGMFFRSAFDPAELEKEKNVIYEEISMYEDTPDDLVHDLVSKAAYGDHPLGFTIIGTESNLSAMSSDDLRQYMKRHYNLENTVISVAGNIDDSVLELLEKHFGSFNSSGAETVFEAPQFKGEAIFHDKKTEQNHICMSFPGLSIKDDQLYSMVLLNNAIGGGMSSRLFQEIREKRGLAYSVYSYHSAHIDSGLFTIYTGTAPKQTNEVVKITMELLGDIKQNGITAAELRKGKEQLKGSLILSLESTSSRMNRIGKNELLLGKHYSLDELIERIEAVELEHIERLIAQVFAHPFTMATVGKVEPAVQNIRRDQLVT
- a CDS encoding polysaccharide deacetylase family protein, with amino-acid sequence MVNVKLLVASGLFVIVLFGLSGMRDVNTFIDQVKSHTDHMVLSDPYAIALPAVATVEMTGDERDLLLTRIKEGAEQLRKPAINAKLDHVWKAIPGLNGVEVDVEKTFLLAQKHAVPGEIPYVFKEVSPQIGLDDLGAQPIYKGNPQKPMVALMINVAWGNEYLPKMLEVLDKENVHATFFFDGTWLKSNIDVAKDIMARGHEVSNHAYSHKNMSQLSRQKATEEIVKTQNLLSKELGAKNVLFAPPSGDYDQETVNIAHSLGLRTILWTLDTVDWRKPEPWTIVNKIRARVEPGSLILMHPTSSSSEALAEMISIIKEKKLRLGTVSDVISPKRVPES